The proteins below are encoded in one region of Sphingobium sp. CR2-8:
- a CDS encoding CheR family methyltransferase, translating into MDATLVQDQVQNGVEDIEIQLLLEALYQRYHYDFRHYARASIKRRLLQARGQLGFTSFSAMQDHLLHDPATLPRLLNYLTVQVSEMFRDPSYFRALREKVIPHLRTYPSLKVWVAGCSNGEELYSLSILFREEGLDQRTLFYATDINPNALRAAEAGVYPLDQIRKFTENHQKSGARSSLSDYYTADYGRAVFDKSLRAQVVFSDHSLVTDAVFAEMHLISCRNVLIYFDRDLQDRALGLFSELLARKGFLGLGSKESLRFSNHAAAFADFVREEKIYQRQQP; encoded by the coding sequence ATGGATGCCACGCTAGTGCAAGACCAGGTGCAGAACGGCGTGGAGGATATAGAGATTCAGCTGCTGCTGGAGGCACTGTACCAGCGCTATCATTATGACTTCCGCCATTATGCGCGCGCCTCGATCAAGCGTCGACTGTTGCAGGCGCGCGGGCAGCTGGGTTTCACCAGCTTCTCGGCGATGCAGGATCATCTGCTGCACGATCCCGCGACGCTGCCGCGCCTGCTCAACTATCTGACCGTACAGGTCAGCGAGATGTTTCGCGATCCATCCTATTTCCGCGCCTTGCGGGAAAAGGTGATTCCGCACCTGCGCACCTATCCCTCGCTCAAGGTCTGGGTCGCCGGATGCAGCAATGGCGAGGAACTTTATTCCCTCTCCATCCTCTTTCGCGAGGAGGGGCTGGACCAGCGCACGCTTTTCTACGCGACGGACATCAACCCCAATGCCCTGCGAGCGGCGGAGGCCGGGGTCTATCCGCTGGACCAGATCCGCAAATTCACCGAAAACCACCAGAAGTCGGGCGCACGCTCGTCGCTGTCGGACTATTATACCGCCGATTATGGCCGCGCCGTGTTCGACAAGAGTTTGCGCGCACAGGTCGTCTTTTCCGATCATAGTCTCGTGACCGATGCGGTGTTCGCGGAAATGCATCTCATTTCCTGTCGCAACGTCCTCATCTATTTCGACCGCGACCTTCAGGACCGGGCGCTCGGCCTGTTCAGCGAGTTGCTCGCGCGCAAGGGATTCCTGGGCCTGGGGTCGAAGGAAAGCCTGCGCTTTTCGAACCACGCCGCCGCCTTTGCGGACTTCGTGCGCGAAGAAAAAATCTACCAGAGGCAGCAGCCATGA
- a CDS encoding chemotaxis protein CheB, whose protein sequence is MTAHPLQAIAIGASAGAVQALLRILPALPADFPLAVLIVVHVPPDRGNALVSLFQSKCPLPVKEAEDKERIVGGTVYFAPSDYHLLVEADHALALSWDEPVNHSRPAIDILLETAADAFGPALTGIVLTGANHDGAAGLAAVAAAGGAAIVQDFAEAQVPTMPQAALAACPAAHMMTLDAIILHLQKLATL, encoded by the coding sequence ATGACGGCGCATCCCCTTCAAGCCATCGCCATCGGCGCGTCGGCAGGCGCGGTCCAGGCGCTCCTTCGGATATTGCCGGCGCTCCCCGCCGATTTTCCCCTGGCGGTGCTCATCGTCGTGCATGTCCCGCCCGATCGCGGCAATGCGCTGGTGTCGCTGTTCCAATCCAAATGTCCGTTGCCCGTCAAGGAGGCGGAGGATAAGGAGCGCATCGTCGGCGGCACCGTCTATTTCGCGCCATCGGACTATCATCTGCTGGTCGAGGCCGATCATGCACTCGCCCTGTCCTGGGACGAGCCGGTGAACCACAGCCGCCCGGCGATCGACATATTGCTGGAAACGGCGGCGGATGCCTTTGGTCCGGCCTTGACCGGCATCGTCCTGACCGGCGCCAATCATGACGGCGCGGCGGGCCTGGCGGCGGTCGCGGCGGCCGGTGGCGCCGCCATCGTGCAGGATTTCGCCGAAGCGCAAGTGCCCACCATGCCCCAAGCGGCTCTTGCGGCCTGTCCGGCCGCCCATATGATGACGCTGGACGCCATCATCCTCCATCTTCAAAAGCTGGCGACCCTATGA